The following are encoded in a window of Legionella geestiana genomic DNA:
- the pyrF gene encoding orotidine-5'-phosphate decarboxylase yields MVPRLIVALDFDSAEKALAFTDCVDPTLCALKVGSELFTAAGPKLVEALVLRQFRVFLDLKWHDIPNTVASACRVAASLGVWMVNVHASGGLPMLMAAREALSGRDAPLLIAVTVLTSFDEAQLKATGCATNLTQQVLTLASLARDAGLDGVVSSALEAQSIKSACGSSFITVTPGIRLPEDEASDQRRIMTPEAAIAAGSDYLVMGRSITRSENPTLVLEKLRDITNIP; encoded by the coding sequence ATAGTGCCGCGCCTTATAGTCGCACTCGATTTTGACAGCGCTGAAAAAGCACTGGCTTTTACAGATTGTGTTGACCCCACACTTTGTGCGCTGAAAGTTGGGAGTGAGCTTTTTACAGCAGCTGGACCGAAACTGGTAGAAGCCCTGGTGCTGCGCCAGTTTCGTGTGTTTCTTGACCTGAAATGGCATGACATTCCCAACACCGTCGCAAGTGCGTGTCGCGTTGCAGCGTCTCTCGGTGTCTGGATGGTTAATGTGCATGCGTCTGGCGGCCTGCCCATGCTGATGGCTGCACGTGAAGCACTGAGCGGCCGGGATGCGCCGCTTCTCATTGCCGTGACCGTGCTCACAAGCTTTGATGAAGCACAACTTAAAGCCACGGGTTGCGCGACAAACCTTACGCAGCAGGTACTTACGCTTGCCTCTCTCGCGCGTGATGCAGGCCTTGATGGCGTGGTGAGCTCAGCACTTGAGGCGCAAAGCATCAAGTCTGCCTGCGGGTCGTCATTTATTACGGTAACGCCTGGAATACGCCTGCCGGAGGATGAAGCCTCTGATCAACGCCGTATCATGACTCCAGAGGCCGCCATTGCTGCCGGCAGTGATTACCTCGTAATGGGGCGCTCTATTACCCGCTCTGAAAACCCGACCCTGGTGCTGGAAAAGCTGCGGGATATCACAAACATACCCTGA
- a CDS encoding LapA family protein translates to MLMLLVYVLLVVLGVSFAALNATAVPVNFYLYQATLPISVLMTLSLGAGILLGVALMLRRMWRLSRELRAVKNQLQLRGEEIKNLRSIPLQN, encoded by the coding sequence ATGCTGATGTTGCTGGTGTATGTTTTACTGGTAGTCCTCGGTGTCAGTTTCGCGGCACTGAATGCTACAGCGGTTCCCGTGAATTTTTATCTGTATCAGGCAACCCTCCCCATATCCGTGCTCATGACACTTTCTCTTGGCGCTGGCATATTGCTCGGGGTAGCATTAATGCTGCGCAGAATGTGGCGCCTGTCCCGTGAGTTACGTGCAGTGAAGAACCAGCTGCAGCTTCGGGGCGAGGAAATCAAAAATCTGCGCTCAATTCCTCTGCAGAATTAG
- the lapB gene encoding lipopolysaccharide assembly protein LapB, which yields MINLWPLLLPAAAWSGWWVARRQQAADKPLPQSRLSREYMVGLNYLLDEQPDKAVDVFIRLLEADSDTVETHLALGSLFRRRGEVDRAIRIHQNLIARPQLGGALKRDALMALGQDYLSAGVLDRAERIFHEVLELGGVRETRSLQGLLTIHQQEKAWEKALETLRMLESATGQSMHVQAAHFYCEIAQKALDEKKPDKAEAAIRQALQADKNSVRASLMQARQLMHNGLYREAIRSLMRVPKQDVDFLTEIIDPLVECHTQCGTMDECIRYLEKSIEDAPRASTIFVVADYLRRERSLEAAIDFVAVRLNSHQSIRGLTRLIQWHLDSAYGKVREKLQMLYDITSRFMDNKPIYRCGYCGFGGKHLHWHCPSCKQWGKMKPVLGLEGE from the coding sequence ATGATTAACCTGTGGCCTCTGCTGTTACCCGCTGCCGCCTGGTCAGGCTGGTGGGTTGCGCGCCGGCAACAGGCGGCGGACAAACCTCTGCCACAAAGTCGTCTATCGCGCGAGTACATGGTGGGGCTTAACTATCTTCTGGATGAGCAGCCCGATAAGGCGGTTGATGTTTTTATCCGCCTCCTCGAAGCCGACAGCGATACCGTGGAAACGCACCTTGCACTTGGAAGTCTTTTTAGACGCCGTGGCGAAGTGGATCGCGCCATACGGATTCACCAAAACCTGATTGCGCGTCCTCAGCTTGGAGGGGCCCTTAAGCGCGATGCACTGATGGCACTCGGTCAGGATTATCTGAGCGCCGGTGTGCTTGACCGGGCTGAGCGAATTTTTCACGAGGTACTGGAGCTTGGCGGGGTGCGGGAAACTCGCAGCCTTCAGGGCCTGCTCACCATTCATCAGCAGGAAAAAGCCTGGGAAAAGGCACTGGAAACTCTGAGGATGCTGGAATCCGCCACTGGTCAGTCAATGCATGTTCAGGCAGCACACTTTTATTGTGAAATAGCTCAGAAGGCACTCGATGAGAAAAAGCCGGATAAAGCCGAAGCCGCCATCCGACAGGCTTTGCAGGCGGATAAGAATTCTGTAAGGGCAAGCCTGATGCAGGCGCGTCAGTTGATGCATAACGGACTCTATCGGGAAGCCATTCGTTCGCTAATGCGTGTTCCAAAGCAGGATGTTGATTTTTTGACTGAAATCATCGACCCCCTGGTAGAGTGCCATACACAGTGTGGTACCATGGATGAATGTATTCGTTATCTTGAAAAAAGCATTGAAGACGCGCCGAGAGCCTCTACTATTTTTGTAGTGGCAGATTACCTGCGGCGTGAAAGGAGTCTTGAAGCGGCAATTGATTTTGTCGCAGTACGCTTAAATTCACATCAGTCGATTCGTGGGCTTACACGACTTATACAGTGGCACCTTGATTCTGCATATGGCAAGGTGCGTGAAAAACTGCAAATGCTATACGATATTACCAGCCGTTTCATGGACAATAAACCCATATACCGCTGTGGTTATTGCGGTTTTGGCGGGAAACATTTGCATTGGCACTGTCCAAGTTGTAAGCAATGGGGTAAAATGAAGCCCGTTCTTGGCCTTGAGGGCGAGTAG
- a CDS encoding DegT/DnrJ/EryC1/StrS family aminotransferase, with amino-acid sequence MQFVDLKKQYLRIEEGVLQAISTVLQHGQYIMGPEITELERQLADFVGVKHAIVNSSGTDALLMALMALDIGPGDEVITTPFSFFATAEVILLAGAKPVFVDIEPDTWNLDAARIERAITPKTRAIMPVSLYGQCADMDAINAVARAHNIAVIEDAAQSFGAQYHGKFSCGISDIGCTSFFPSKPLGGYGDSGACFTNDDRLAETLRQIRNHGQKERYVHERLGMNGRMDTLQAAILLEKLKLFPEEIELRAAVAARYDRLLDNCAKVAITKAGRTNVYAQYTLEVSERAAFQKALAEKGIPTAVHYPIAMHLQPALKNLGYKPGDFPVAERASARVVSLPMHPYLTLEEQGRVAGVVKEALHAQFALEDE; translated from the coding sequence ATGCAATTTGTCGATTTGAAAAAACAATACCTTCGCATTGAAGAAGGCGTATTGCAGGCGATTTCCACGGTACTGCAACATGGTCAATACATCATGGGACCAGAGATTACCGAACTTGAGCGCCAGCTGGCTGATTTTGTTGGTGTTAAACACGCCATTGTCAATTCCAGTGGAACCGATGCGCTCCTGATGGCACTGATGGCACTTGATATTGGTCCCGGTGATGAAGTCATTACCACTCCCTTTAGTTTTTTTGCGACTGCCGAAGTCATCCTTCTTGCCGGCGCGAAACCGGTATTTGTGGACATCGAGCCAGACACGTGGAACCTTGATGCCGCGCGCATTGAACGCGCCATTACCCCTAAAACCCGCGCCATTATGCCTGTCAGTCTTTATGGGCAGTGTGCCGACATGGATGCGATTAATGCGGTTGCGCGTGCGCATAATATTGCCGTTATCGAGGATGCCGCTCAGAGCTTTGGGGCGCAATACCATGGCAAATTTTCATGTGGTATTTCTGATATTGGCTGTACCAGTTTTTTCCCGTCCAAACCACTTGGCGGTTATGGTGACTCTGGTGCCTGCTTTACAAATGATGACAGACTTGCTGAGACCCTGCGCCAGATTCGCAATCATGGGCAGAAAGAGCGTTACGTGCATGAACGCCTTGGCATGAATGGTCGAATGGATACGCTACAGGCGGCGATTCTCCTTGAAAAGCTTAAGCTTTTTCCTGAAGAAATAGAGTTGCGCGCTGCAGTTGCGGCACGCTATGACCGACTCCTTGATAATTGTGCGAAGGTCGCCATTACCAAGGCCGGGCGCACGAACGTGTATGCCCAGTATACGCTCGAAGTCAGCGAACGCGCGGCATTCCAGAAAGCGCTCGCAGAAAAGGGTATTCCGACAGCCGTGCACTATCCCATTGCCATGCATCTGCAGCCAGCCCTAAAAAATCTGGGCTATAAGCCCGGTGATTTTCCAGTAGCTGAGCGTGCGAGTGCCCGTGTGGTGAGCCTGCCGATGCATCCTTATCTCACACTGGAAGAGCAGGGGCGCGTTGCAGGGGTGGTTAAGGAAGCTCTGCACGCGCAATTTGCCTTGGAAGATGAATAG